The Deltaproteobacteria bacterium nucleotide sequence CCCTTAACCTCTGGGGCAGATATCTTACCTCTGAAGATAGAATATTTCATGTGAAAGGCATTCAGTAAGTCCTCAGTGTGCTTACCCATTATCAAGTGTTCTTCCCAGCCTTGATCCTCTGGTCCTCGATAACTAAGCAGCACCAGGGCAGGGATATAATAAATTAACTGGAGCGAGGCGAAGGCCTCAAGGCTGTAGCCCAACCCTGAATTCTGCATATAGATTACAGGAAATTTCCCAGCCAGATAAGCCCCTGCTGCCAAGCCAACGGCAATATCCTCTCTGACCGCTGGAACATGAAAGGATTGGTCTCTTTGATTGAGAATCTGGCACAGAGAGGAAAGATAAGAACAGGGCACTCCTGTAAAAAAATTAAAGCCATTTTTTTCTAATAACCCTAAAAACCCAATCGCCTTCATTATTTTTATTTTAGCAATTTCATATGGGAATGAAAAGTGGTATTCTATGGCGCCGATCATTGATCAAGACGGGAAGGTCCTTGTATTCGCATTGCAAATACAGGACGAAAATGGGGGACGTTGGTTCTCAGACAAGTTAATAATTGAAAAAACATCCTTATCTTCTAT carries:
- a CDS encoding sulfopyruvate decarboxylase subunit alpha, which codes for MKAIGFLGLLEKNGFNFFTGVPCSYLSSLCQILNQRDQSFHVPAVREDIAVGLAAGAYLAGKFPVIYMQNSGLGYSLEAFASLQLIYYIPALVLLSYRGPEDQGWEEHLIMGKHTEDLLNAFHMKYSIFRGKISAPEVKGIKGYLLDQGLPYFLLITKGALE